The Trueperaceae bacterium genome includes the window AGGGTTTCGGCAGAATAGGTTTAGGAGGTTTAATCGATGAGTCATCAAAGACAAGAATCTTTAGACGCCACCATTATGCAAATTGAAAAGCAGTTTGGTAAGGGTGCGATTATGCGCCTTGGGGACGAG containing:
- a CDS encoding recombinase RecA; this encodes MSHQRQESLDATIMQIEKQFGKGAIMRLGDE